The following coding sequences are from one Leptolyngbya sp. NIES-3755 window:
- a CDS encoding serine/threonine protein kinase (similar to AA sequence:cyanobase_aa:LBDG_02370) yields the protein MLSAGEVLYDRYQLKEKLGHGAGRQTWLASDQSMNSEPVVLKLLAFGEQSQWDDLKLFERESQILRQLDHLKIPKCRDSFSIDDRILWFGLVQDYIPGTSLKQLIQDGKRFSEVEARKIAIEVLTILRDLHSLNPVILHRDIKPSNLILGADQQIYLVDFGAVQDRPTVEGTTFTVVGTYGYTPIEQFGGRAVPSSDLYALGATLIHLLTGVCPADLPQKQLRIQWRNLVTISPMLADWIDQLTHPDLEQRFQSAAQALDQLYSESPVSTVSIERPKNTRVQLLRSKKRLEIIIPKNAQEDDSRSEILGLIMAGVALPLLMFAAPMFVLMLIAGALSSASWILILGLVVFFLFINPKFQRTYVKFDRREFVVETQRFNTMSNRMTGITRDIREVRRDSNGLITITSGPYRTGYRLHQFGEELTDFERAWVLKEIRSWLKLKSNS from the coding sequence ATGCTGAGTGCGGGTGAAGTACTATACGATCGCTATCAACTAAAGGAAAAGTTAGGTCATGGAGCCGGACGACAAACTTGGCTGGCAAGCGATCAATCGATGAATTCTGAGCCTGTGGTTCTGAAGCTCTTAGCCTTTGGAGAACAATCGCAGTGGGATGATCTCAAACTCTTCGAGCGCGAATCGCAAATCTTAAGACAGCTTGATCATCTGAAAATTCCGAAATGTCGGGATTCGTTCTCGATCGACGATCGTATTCTCTGGTTCGGATTAGTCCAAGACTATATTCCTGGAACTTCACTGAAACAATTAATTCAAGACGGCAAACGATTTTCAGAAGTAGAAGCGCGGAAAATAGCGATCGAGGTTCTCACAATTCTGCGCGATTTGCACAGTCTCAATCCGGTCATTCTGCACCGCGATATCAAACCGAGCAATCTGATTCTAGGAGCCGATCAGCAGATTTATTTAGTCGATTTTGGAGCCGTTCAAGATCGTCCAACTGTTGAAGGAACGACGTTTACAGTAGTTGGAACTTATGGCTATACGCCGATCGAACAATTTGGTGGTCGTGCTGTTCCTAGTTCTGATCTCTATGCGTTAGGCGCAACATTGATTCATTTACTCACGGGAGTATGTCCAGCAGATTTACCCCAAAAACAACTTAGAATTCAATGGCGTAATCTAGTAACAATCTCTCCAATGTTGGCAGATTGGATCGATCAACTGACTCATCCCGATTTAGAACAGCGATTTCAATCTGCGGCTCAAGCACTTGATCAGTTGTATTCAGAAAGTCCGGTTTCTACTGTATCGATCGAGCGTCCGAAAAATACGCGAGTTCAATTATTACGATCGAAAAAACGTCTAGAAATTATCATTCCGAAGAACGCTCAGGAAGATGATTCTCGCTCAGAAATACTAGGGCTAATTATGGCAGGTGTAGCACTTCCGCTTCTGATGTTTGCTGCTCCGATGTTTGTATTGATGCTGATTGCAGGCGCATTGAGTTCTGCAAGCTGGATTCTGATTTTGGGATTAGTCGTTTTCTTTCTGTTCATCAATCCCAAATTTCAGCGGACTTATGTGAAGTTCGATCGCCGAGAATTCGTGGTAGAAACTCAGCGATTCAATACCATGAGCAATCGAATGACGGGAATTACTCGCGATATTCGGGAAGTTCGACGCGACTCGAATGGACTAATCACAATCACGTCAGGTCCGTATCGAACTGGATATCGGTTGCATCAATTTGGCGAAGAACTCACCGATTTCGAGCGGGCTTGGGTCCTGAAAGAAATTCGATCGTGGCTCAAACTGAAATCGAATTCTTAA
- a CDS encoding photosystem II reaction center Psb28 protein (similar to AA sequence:cyanobase_aa:LBDG_34130): MAEIQFSRGITENVIPDVRLTRSKDGSNGTATFIFDKPKALEAENTDSITGMYMIDEEGEILTREVKAKFINGQPAALEALYIMKSVEDWDRFMRFMDRYAESNGLGFTKS; encoded by the coding sequence ATGGCAGAAATTCAATTTTCAAGAGGCATTACCGAGAACGTGATTCCCGATGTTCGTCTGACTCGCTCGAAAGACGGCAGCAACGGAACTGCAACTTTTATTTTTGATAAACCCAAAGCATTAGAAGCAGAAAATACCGATAGCATTACCGGGATGTACATGATCGATGAGGAAGGCGAAATCCTCACCCGCGAAGTAAAAGCAAAATTTATCAATGGTCAACCCGCAGCCCTTGAAGCGTTGTACATTATGAAATCCGTCGAAGATTGGGATCGCTTTATGCGGTTTATGGATCGCTACGCAGAATCAAACGGTCTAGGCTTTACTAAGTCCTAA
- a CDS encoding molybdopterin binding domain-containing protein (similar to AA sequence:cyanobase_aa:LBDG_34140), producing the protein MQPHPDDRQISVSCAVITVSDTRTRETDRSGQLIQQLLEQSGHTIAYYAIVPDEPDQIRSQLELDTEAIILSGGTGIAPRDTTYDAIEQLLEKTLPGFGEIFRSLSYAEIGSRAMTSRAIAGVYSGKLIFSLPGSSNAVKLAVEKLILPELVHLVTLLKG; encoded by the coding sequence ATGCAACCTCATCCCGACGATCGACAAATTTCTGTTTCTTGTGCTGTGATTACCGTGAGCGACACTCGCACAAGAGAAACCGATCGTAGTGGTCAATTGATCCAACAGCTTCTAGAACAATCGGGACATACGATCGCATACTACGCGATCGTTCCCGATGAACCGGATCAGATTCGATCGCAATTAGAGCTTGATACTGAGGCAATTATTTTGAGCGGTGGAACTGGAATCGCACCGAGAGATACAACTTACGACGCGATCGAACAACTGCTTGAAAAAACACTTCCAGGATTCGGGGAGATCTTCAGATCTCTTAGCTACGCCGAAATTGGATCAAGAGCAATGACATCAAGAGCGATCGCGGGTGTTTATTCAGGTAAATTAATTTTTTCGCTTCCTGGCTCATCAAACGCGGTGAAACTCGCCGTAGAGAAGTTGATTTTGCCGGAACTCGTGCATTTAGTGACGCTACTGAAAGGTTAA
- a CDS encoding hypothetical protein (similar to AA sequence:cyanobase_aa:PCC8801_0704): protein MSELNDSEKIEILIDQVGRMTETITELRMGMQASVIDLRESVTELRNGTRESVAELREGVAELREGVSELREGVSELREGVSELREGVSELRETVERGFTEIRSSFAEVRSSFTELKAVSERQERNIDRLVGIVETLIQDRRST from the coding sequence ATGTCTGAACTGAACGATAGCGAAAAAATCGAAATTCTGATCGATCAGGTCGGGCGCATGACCGAGACTATTACCGAACTGCGGATGGGAATGCAAGCGAGTGTCATTGACTTAAGGGAGAGTGTCACTGAATTACGAAATGGAACGCGAGAAAGCGTAGCTGAGTTGCGAGAGGGCGTAGCTGAGTTGCGAGAGGGCGTAAGTGAGTTGCGAGAGGGCGTAAGTGAGTTGCGAGAGGGCGTAAGTGAGTTGCGAGAGGGCGTAAGTGAGTTGCGGGAGACGGTCGAGCGCGGTTTTACTGAAATTCGATCAAGTTTTGCTGAAGTCCGATCGAGCTTTACCGAACTTAAAGCTGTATCTGAACGACAAGAACGTAACATCGATCGATTAGTTGGAATCGTTGAAACGCTGATTCAAGATCGTCGATCGACTTAA
- a CDS encoding 30S ribosomal protein S4 (similar to AA sequence:cyanobase_aa:LBDG_34150) codes for MSRYRGPRLRITRRLGELPGLTRKSARRAYPPGQHGQARKKRSEYAVRLEEKQKLRFNYGVSEKQLLRYVRKARRAAGSTGQVLLQLLEMRLDNTVFRLGMAPTIPGARQLVNHGHVTVNGKVVDIPSYNCRPGDVVAVRDRDRSRKLVEANLQYPGLSNLPSHLEFDKNKMTGKVNSVIDREWVALQINELLVVEYYSRQA; via the coding sequence ATGTCGCGATATCGAGGACCCCGCCTCCGAATCACCCGTCGTCTGGGAGAATTACCCGGACTGACGCGAAAATCCGCTCGTCGAGCTTATCCGCCTGGACAACACGGACAAGCTCGTAAAAAACGCTCAGAATATGCGGTCCGTCTAGAAGAAAAGCAAAAACTGCGATTCAACTACGGTGTGAGCGAAAAACAACTGCTTCGCTATGTGCGGAAAGCGCGTCGTGCAGCAGGTTCGACCGGACAGGTTCTCTTACAACTGTTGGAAATGCGGTTGGATAATACCGTCTTCCGTTTAGGAATGGCTCCCACAATTCCGGGTGCCCGCCAGTTGGTGAATCACGGTCATGTGACTGTTAATGGTAAAGTTGTGGACATTCCAAGCTACAACTGTCGTCCGGGAGATGTGGTTGCAGTTCGCGATCGCGATCGTTCTCGCAAGTTGGTCGAGGCGAATCTGCAATACCCTGGATTGTCAAACTTACCAAGTCATTTGGAGTTCGATAAGAACAAGATGACTGGAAAAGTGAATAGTGTGATCGATCGTGAATGGGTCGCACTGCAAATCAATGAACTGCTGGTCGTTGAGTATTACTCACGTCAAGCTTAG
- a CDS encoding intradiol ring-cleavage dioxygenase (similar to AA sequence:cyanobase_aa:LBDG_34170), whose amino-acid sequence MDALGALPNKTMSILNRLINRRNTLRFFGSTAFALLVGCLPKRNTVAQSTSNTIAQSSPGCVVRPEQTEGPYFVDERLNRSDIRSDSKSGVVKAGVPLQLKLRVTQVSDRSCTPIQGAIVDIWHCDGTGSYSDVRETAGQNFLRGYQTTDSNGNVEFLTIYPGWYQGRTVHIHFKVRNANQEFTSQLYFDDALTDQVQARSPYSTRGQRTVRNDRDGIYQDGGDQLLLSPTKTNQGYAATFEIGLQAV is encoded by the coding sequence ATGGATGCTCTCGGCGCTCTACCAAACAAAACTATGAGCATTCTAAATCGTTTAATCAATCGCCGAAACACACTCAGATTTTTTGGATCAACTGCATTTGCGCTTCTTGTGGGTTGTTTGCCTAAAAGAAACACCGTTGCACAATCGACAAGCAATACGATCGCACAATCTTCTCCCGGTTGTGTGGTTCGCCCAGAGCAAACCGAAGGTCCTTATTTTGTGGATGAAAGACTGAATCGCTCTGATATTCGCTCAGATAGTAAGAGCGGTGTCGTGAAAGCAGGAGTTCCACTGCAATTAAAGTTACGAGTTACACAGGTCAGCGATCGCAGTTGTACCCCGATTCAAGGTGCGATCGTCGATATTTGGCATTGTGATGGAACAGGCTCTTACTCAGACGTTCGTGAAACCGCTGGACAGAACTTTCTACGCGGCTATCAAACGACAGATAGCAATGGAAATGTTGAATTTCTAACAATCTATCCCGGTTGGTATCAAGGTCGAACAGTGCATATCCATTTCAAAGTTCGCAATGCAAATCAAGAATTTACTTCACAACTTTACTTTGATGATGCACTAACCGATCAAGTTCAAGCTCGATCGCCCTATTCCACGAGAGGACAGCGAACCGTGAGAAACGATCGAGACGGTATCTATCAAGATGGTGGAGATCAACTACTACTTTCTCCAACTAAAACAAATCAGGGCTACGCTGCAACTTTTGAGATTGGGCTACAAGCTGTTTAG
- a CDS encoding proline/alanine-rich repeat-containing protein (similar to AA sequence:cyanobase_aa:LBDG_34180), whose protein sequence is MSFRKILIAVAIPVFAGTAACTGFTSANAANNSDQPIAQASPSPTAQPNGQRRPRIDFAAAAQKLNVSEQQLKDALGVPANPTPGQRPPRPNFQAAAAKLNVTEQQLKDALGVPANFDSSRRPRPDFQAAATKLNVTEQQLKDALGIPANPTPGQRPPRPDFQAAATKLNVTEQQLKDALGIPARPQGDRPAPNQ, encoded by the coding sequence ATGAGTTTTCGCAAAATCCTGATTGCTGTTGCCATTCCTGTTTTTGCTGGTACAGCCGCATGTACTGGCTTCACTTCCGCTAATGCTGCGAACAATTCAGATCAGCCTATCGCTCAAGCGTCTCCATCTCCCACGGCTCAACCCAACGGACAGCGCCGCCCTCGGATTGATTTTGCTGCGGCTGCTCAGAAGTTAAACGTGAGTGAACAACAACTCAAAGACGCTCTGGGTGTTCCTGCAAACCCCACTCCCGGTCAACGTCCACCGCGCCCCAATTTCCAAGCTGCCGCTGCTAAACTGAATGTGACGGAACAACAGCTTAAAGATGCCTTGGGTGTTCCTGCAAATTTCGATTCTAGCCGTCGTCCACGTCCCGATTTTCAAGCTGCGGCAACTAAGTTGAATGTGACCGAACAACAACTTAAAGATGCTCTGGGAATTCCAGCAAATCCTACGCCGGGTCAACGTCCACCGCGTCCTGATTTCCAAGCTGCGGCAACTAAGTTGAATGTGACCGAACAACAGCTTAAAGATGCCTTGGGAATTCCAGCCCGTCCACAAGGCGATCGACCTGCTCCGAACCAATAG
- a CDS encoding two component transcriptional regulator (similar to AA sequence:cyanobase_aa:LBDG_34190), with protein MNVLFVEDEVKIANFVRAGLKEQGFVVDYCDNGDDGYFQATHNDYDVIVLDIMVPGKDGLAILKHLRKSGHNVPVILLTARNELDDRLQGLNLGADDYIAKPFFVEELVARIHAVIRRSVGDRQNLLSVGSLKLDRITRQVTCNNHAIELTTREFNLLEYLMRSPGQVFTRTQILEHVWGYDFNPNTNVVDVCIQRIRRKIDPLDQTVWIESIRGVGYRFRKPEL; from the coding sequence GTGAATGTTCTCTTTGTCGAAGATGAAGTCAAAATCGCAAACTTTGTTCGAGCCGGATTGAAAGAACAAGGGTTTGTGGTGGATTATTGCGACAATGGGGACGACGGCTATTTTCAGGCGACTCATAATGACTATGATGTGATTGTGCTCGACATCATGGTTCCGGGAAAAGATGGACTTGCAATTCTGAAGCATCTCCGCAAGTCTGGACATAATGTTCCGGTGATTCTGTTGACTGCACGAAATGAATTAGACGATCGACTACAAGGTTTGAATCTCGGTGCAGATGATTACATTGCGAAGCCGTTTTTTGTTGAGGAATTGGTAGCGCGAATTCATGCGGTGATTCGTCGGAGTGTGGGCGATCGACAAAATTTGCTCTCGGTTGGATCATTGAAGCTCGATCGCATTACTCGCCAAGTCACTTGCAATAATCATGCGATCGAACTGACCACTCGCGAGTTTAACTTACTGGAATATCTGATGCGATCGCCCGGTCAAGTTTTTACTCGAACTCAAATACTAGAACACGTTTGGGGCTATGACTTTAATCCAAATACGAATGTTGTCGATGTTTGTATTCAGCGAATTCGTAGAAAGATCGACCCATTAGACCAGACCGTTTGGATTGAGAGCATTCGAGGTGTGGGGTATCGATTCCGCAAGCCAGAACTATGA
- a CDS encoding integral membrane sensor signal transduction histidine kinase (similar to AA sequence:cyanobase_aa:LBDG_34200) has translation MRLRSFRLRIASFSAALAGIALMGFGAISWVQIYNAKLNRLDADLLNQLMRSSRLRDRENRSRSPNFPPDAFGRNTSAVVLVLDSQSNLLYQSDPSDSELNRVLRQSVQFAPAPLKRELSPISSDRPPPPRPQFQTEQVNSGTWRIAAANFPDNRVAIAVNLQAIDQEMASIRNIFLISIPGMLLLVAGGAWIVAGRALQPVRQLTGAIQRVTVTGLDQRIPVGTTDVEFVQLIQVFNQMLERLERSFTQASRFSADAAHELKTPLTILQGELERSLQQVEPGSEVQQRLSSLLDEVHRLSSIMRKLLLLSLADAGQMSLYRVEVDVSKLLIEMLEDIELLAPHLSVEADIRNSLRVQGDRDLLYQVLQNLFSNAIKYNLAEGWIKIDARSINSAVQVRIANASKEIPVEDRDRIFDRFHRGDPARTRKVEGLGLGLSLAREIVRAHQGDLKLEATRSGETAFILTLPTVKF, from the coding sequence ATGAGATTGCGATCTTTTCGGCTCAGAATTGCATCCTTCTCTGCGGCACTTGCGGGCATCGCTCTGATGGGATTTGGAGCAATTTCTTGGGTGCAGATTTACAATGCGAAGCTTAATCGATTAGATGCAGATTTGTTGAATCAATTGATGCGATCGAGCCGTTTACGCGATCGTGAGAATCGGTCACGATCTCCTAATTTTCCACCCGATGCGTTTGGGCGAAATACTTCGGCTGTTGTCTTAGTTCTAGATTCACAGAGCAATTTGCTTTATCAAAGCGATCCTTCCGATTCTGAACTAAATCGAGTGTTGCGGCAGAGTGTTCAGTTTGCTCCTGCGCCATTAAAACGCGAACTATCACCCATTTCCTCTGATCGTCCGCCCCCACCTCGTCCACAGTTTCAAACGGAACAGGTCAATAGTGGTACATGGCGGATTGCAGCGGCAAATTTTCCAGATAATCGAGTTGCGATCGCAGTCAATTTACAAGCGATCGATCAAGAAATGGCTTCGATTCGCAATATCTTTCTCATTTCAATTCCAGGAATGTTGTTACTGGTTGCGGGTGGTGCGTGGATTGTTGCAGGTCGGGCATTGCAGCCAGTTCGACAGCTAACAGGTGCAATTCAGCGGGTGACTGTGACCGGACTCGATCAACGAATTCCAGTGGGTACGACTGATGTTGAGTTTGTACAACTGATTCAAGTGTTCAATCAGATGTTAGAGCGCTTAGAACGCAGTTTCACACAAGCTTCTCGATTTAGTGCAGATGCAGCTCATGAATTGAAAACACCATTAACGATTTTGCAAGGAGAATTAGAGCGATCGCTGCAACAAGTTGAACCAGGATCAGAAGTACAACAACGATTAAGCAGTTTGTTAGACGAAGTCCATCGACTCAGTAGCATTATGCGAAAGCTGTTGTTACTGTCACTTGCTGATGCTGGACAAATGAGCTTGTATCGGGTTGAGGTAGATGTTTCTAAGCTATTGATTGAGATGTTAGAAGATATTGAACTGCTTGCACCGCATTTATCTGTAGAGGCTGATATTCGTAACAGTCTACGAGTTCAAGGCGATCGAGATTTGCTCTATCAAGTGCTACAGAATCTATTCAGCAATGCAATTAAATACAATCTCGCTGAGGGTTGGATCAAGATTGATGCTCGATCGATCAATTCAGCGGTTCAAGTGAGAATTGCGAATGCTTCTAAGGAAATTCCCGTTGAAGATCGCGATCGTATCTTCGATCGATTTCACCGAGGTGATCCGGCTCGAACTCGCAAAGTTGAAGGACTTGGATTAGGACTGAGTTTGGCACGTGAGATTGTTCGGGCACATCAAGGTGATCTGAAGCTAGAGGCAACTCGATCAGGAGAAACCGCGTTTATTCTCACTTTGCCAACCGTAAAGTTCTAA
- a CDS encoding methyl-accepting chemotaxis protein (similar to AA sequence:cyanobase_aa:LBDG_36320): protein MLDTPPASIAQSRRTPTLTNWFHNLSIGRKQLVALLVCELIPIIGLGIGSTIVLTNSLRTQLRSQAKSEVAVTETNYNIKINQMGFGSRGQSDNPALITAARNHQRNENLAPDLQTQLQQILQNEVKARRMEYATLIGKDLRIVANANKPRSKETVTNSGLVPLIQQVLKDGQQVKATSVVSWDELSKESPPLPDGFSKQDALIRYVVTPVRDRENSEIIGVLVFGDIVNRKLPIVENTINAFDGGYSAVYFRRENNEFGLATALKQDASRQSQIDIALSDPAILKSAIEAKGEPVTQRIDINGQTYTVAAKAVPSRIVETPDGSVPVIDENASAVIVRGTPEQSLNQLLWNSLQQEAIVFALAIAAILVWTAIFRRIVLKPIQELQQTTEAFAKGDRTVRAQVFAKDEVGQLAIAFNQMADSIHTSEVSLANEVTRQEQQIREARALSEITVRMRRSLNPTQILQTAIDEARNFLKLDRIVVYQFASGTVDGTVIAESLENQNFSVHQKSIKAPLGVDRLEQYSTQAAWVIKDATKEMNESYRQQLTAFNTKAEIAVPLKQDDRIVGLVCAQSCERERDWQASEITFFTQLVAQIGYALDQSNLLQERQTALQNAEIRKSSIQQQIIQLLGEIQNVSAGDLTVRANVSADDLGTIADFFNAVVESLRDLVLKVKQTSTQVSHLVSQNEDEVNHLAEQARQQAQETTRTLDSVEQMTLSMQVVAERAQQAAIVSQNATNAAKSGESVMDSTVTSIYSLRATVEDATRKVKQLGESSQQIGRVVSLINDLATQTDLLAINASIEATRAGEQGRGFGIVANEIGELASRSATATREIAALIETTQQQITEVVEAMNRGATQVVEGAHLARNAKQSLIHVVQVSEQMDSLVNSISEAMVSQASTSQSVTELIKEVAQVSTLTSDSSVRVSKALRQTVDVADELQSSVGMFKVQASDRE, encoded by the coding sequence ATGTTAGACACCCCACCCGCTTCCATCGCACAATCTCGCCGCACTCCAACCTTGACAAATTGGTTTCACAACTTATCGATCGGGCGAAAACAGCTTGTCGCTCTCTTAGTCTGTGAACTGATTCCAATCATCGGACTCGGCATCGGTTCTACGATCGTACTCACAAACAGTCTCCGCACCCAGCTACGGTCGCAAGCCAAATCAGAAGTCGCGGTCACCGAAACCAACTACAACATCAAAATCAATCAAATGGGTTTCGGATCACGCGGACAATCCGACAATCCAGCCCTGATCACCGCTGCTCGAAACCATCAGCGCAACGAAAATCTCGCGCCCGATTTGCAAACTCAGCTACAACAAATTCTGCAAAACGAAGTCAAAGCGCGACGAATGGAATATGCCACCTTGATCGGCAAAGATCTACGCATTGTCGCAAATGCTAACAAACCACGATCGAAAGAAACGGTCACCAATTCAGGTCTAGTTCCTCTGATTCAACAAGTGCTTAAAGACGGGCAACAAGTCAAAGCAACCAGCGTCGTCAGTTGGGATGAACTCAGCAAAGAATCACCGCCTTTACCCGATGGATTCTCGAAACAAGACGCGCTGATTCGCTATGTCGTGACTCCAGTGCGCGATCGAGAAAATTCAGAAATTATCGGTGTTCTCGTATTCGGAGATATCGTAAATCGCAAATTACCGATCGTTGAAAATACGATCAATGCCTTTGATGGTGGTTACAGTGCCGTGTATTTTCGACGCGAGAACAATGAGTTTGGTTTAGCCACAGCCCTCAAACAAGATGCGAGCAGACAGTCTCAGATTGATATTGCATTGTCTGATCCAGCCATTCTAAAATCTGCGATCGAGGCAAAAGGCGAACCTGTGACTCAACGCATTGATATCAACGGACAAACCTACACGGTTGCAGCTAAAGCAGTTCCGAGTCGCATTGTTGAAACCCCAGATGGATCTGTTCCTGTGATCGATGAGAATGCAAGCGCGGTAATCGTGCGGGGAACTCCAGAACAGTCCTTAAATCAACTGTTGTGGAACAGTCTTCAACAAGAAGCGATCGTCTTTGCACTCGCGATCGCGGCAATCCTTGTTTGGACTGCAATCTTTCGTCGAATTGTGCTTAAACCCATTCAGGAATTGCAGCAAACGACGGAAGCTTTTGCCAAGGGAGATCGAACCGTTCGCGCTCAGGTTTTTGCGAAAGATGAAGTTGGACAACTCGCGATCGCATTCAATCAGATGGCAGATAGTATCCATACTTCCGAAGTTTCTTTAGCAAATGAAGTCACAAGACAAGAACAACAAATACGAGAAGCCAGAGCTTTAAGCGAAATCACCGTCAGAATGCGGCGATCGCTCAATCCGACTCAAATTTTGCAAACTGCGATCGATGAAGCTCGGAACTTTTTGAAGCTCGATCGAATTGTGGTGTATCAATTCGCGTCTGGTACAGTCGATGGAACAGTGATTGCTGAATCGCTAGAGAATCAGAATTTCAGCGTTCATCAGAAGTCGATCAAAGCACCTTTGGGAGTCGATCGATTAGAGCAATACAGCACTCAAGCTGCTTGGGTGATCAAAGATGCTACCAAGGAAATGAACGAGAGCTATCGACAGCAACTCACGGCATTTAATACCAAAGCTGAAATTGCTGTCCCCCTGAAACAAGACGATCGAATTGTAGGACTGGTTTGCGCTCAAAGTTGTGAACGAGAACGGGATTGGCAAGCCTCCGAAATCACCTTTTTCACGCAGCTTGTCGCCCAAATTGGCTATGCTTTGGATCAATCGAATTTACTACAAGAGCGGCAAACTGCGCTGCAAAATGCTGAAATTCGGAAAAGCTCAATTCAACAGCAAATCATTCAACTTCTAGGTGAGATTCAGAATGTTTCTGCTGGAGATTTAACCGTTCGAGCGAATGTTAGCGCTGATGATCTCGGAACGATCGCAGATTTCTTCAATGCTGTCGTTGAAAGCTTGCGGGATCTGGTTCTCAAAGTTAAACAAACTTCAACTCAAGTGAGTCATCTCGTCAGTCAAAACGAAGATGAGGTCAATCATTTAGCAGAGCAAGCCCGTCAACAAGCACAAGAAACGACTCGTACTTTAGATTCGGTTGAGCAAATGACGTTATCTATGCAAGTAGTGGCTGAACGTGCTCAACAAGCCGCGATCGTGTCACAAAACGCCACCAATGCTGCCAAATCTGGTGAAAGCGTTATGGATTCTACGGTGACTAGCATCTATAGTCTCAGAGCTACTGTGGAAGATGCCACCCGCAAAGTAAAACAATTAGGCGAATCTTCTCAGCAAATCGGTCGAGTCGTGTCATTGATCAATGATTTAGCGACTCAAACTGACTTATTGGCGATTAATGCCAGTATCGAAGCCACTCGTGCAGGGGAACAGGGTCGTGGATTTGGAATTGTCGCAAATGAGATTGGGGAACTTGCTTCTCGATCGGCAACTGCGACTCGTGAAATTGCAGCATTGATTGAAACGACGCAGCAACAAATTACCGAAGTAGTCGAAGCTATGAACCGAGGAGCGACACAAGTTGTAGAAGGTGCCCATCTCGCCCGAAATGCTAAACAAAGTCTGATTCATGTCGTTCAAGTTTCTGAGCAAATGGATAGCTTAGTGAATTCGATTTCTGAAGCAATGGTTTCTCAGGCAAGTACTTCGCAATCCGTCACAGAATTGATCAAAGAAGTGGCGCAGGTTTCGACGCTAACTTCAGATTCCTCGGTGCGAGTGTCGAAAGCGTTGCGGCAAACCGTCGATGTTGCAGATGAACTTCAATCCTCGGTTGGAATGTTCAAGGTACAAGCGAGCGATCGAGAATAG